A region of Diadema setosum chromosome 15, eeDiaSeto1, whole genome shotgun sequence DNA encodes the following proteins:
- the LOC140238648 gene encoding neuropeptides B/W receptor type 1-like, with amino-acid sequence MADAVGYQDSGENFVSHVNLTKSNNSSLALSDICLAGAYCAVFVLGVTGNTVLLLAIALSRKLQTRTSILIISLSVSDLLVSTVQPFQVNMLLRRINLPLHDVICQLTAALDIISIGSSIITIALIALNRCVLIIKPLQTFNRIFSTRHLVAMVIFSWLYPIIAIIVLQVAGHGFLGYDALTRLCICDFSHKNANTFAYLVSSSSAIALSVSFLCYWLIFRRVKKSATKSRSSTLTAEKRRRSHSENVITKNLLCVVCCFLLCVSPFLAVFLAIPFLEGPALHRVLSVMPYVSLPLVLDSCLNPFIYGWKHPHFRVVMACILRGRWRDIPEPSRLLARFLARNNGGVQTSQANSVATGCEAQSQNATIETNN; translated from the coding sequence ATGGCGGATGCAGTTGGCTACCAAGACAGCGGTGAGAATTTTGTCAGCCATGTTAATTTGACGAAATCCAATAATTCCAGTCTCGCTCTTAGTGATATATGTTTGGCTGGAGCATATTGCGCTGTGTTTGTTCTTGGAGTAACAGGAAACACCGTCCTGTTACTCGCTATCGCACTGTCGAGGAAACTCCAGACGAGAACCTCTATCCTCATCATCAGCCTCAGCGTAAGTGATCTACTGGTGTCCACTGTTCAGCCGTTTCAGGTCAACATGTTGCTTAGAAGAATTAACTTGCCACTTCATGATGTGATTTGCCAACTGACTGCTGCACTTGATATCATTTCTATCGGGAGTAGTATCATTACCATTGCACTGATCGCTCTCAATCGCTGCGTGCTTATTATCAAGCCACTACAGACTTTCAACCGCATCTTTTCGACCAGACACCTCGTTGCTATGGTGATCTTTTCTTGGTTGTATCCCATCATAGCTATAATCGTCCTTCAGGTGGCTGGTCATGGTTTTCTCGGATATGACGCGCTCACGCGACTCTGCATTTGCGACTTCTCTCACAAGAATGCCAATACTTTCGCCTATCTCGTGAGTTCCTCGTCAGCAATAGCCCTCAGCGTATCGTTCCTCTGCTACTGGTTGATCTTCAGGCGCGTGAAAAAGAGCGCCACCAAGTCCAGGTCAAGTACACTGACAGCTGAGAAAAGACGCCGCAGTCATAGCGAAAATGTAATTACCAAGAATCTCCTATGCGTGGTATGCTGCTTCCTCCTGTGCGTATCCCCCTTCCTGGCTGTCTTTCTAGCCATCCCTTTCCTGGAGGGACCCGCTCTGCACCGAGTACTCAGCGTGATGCCCTACGTGTCCCTGCCCCTGGTGCTCGACAGCTGCCTGAATCCGTTTATCTACGGATGGAAGCACCCTCACTTCAGGGTGGTCATGGCCTGCATTCTCCGGGGGCGTTGGCGTGATATCCCGGAGCCCTCCCGACTGCTGGCACGATTCCTCGCCCGTAACAACGGTGGCGTACAGACGTCTCAGGCAAATAGCGTGGCAACGGGATGCGAGGCACAGAGCCAAAATGCCACCATTGAGACCAACAATTAG
- the LOC140238649 gene encoding uncharacterized protein: MNSTRKCGRLPPLLEKEMLFLEIHSYVLGTLFNLLGVTAVFFLYRLVKMRGQPFIICINVLLIVMAILRYLYLAIDPYNTKMLFHFLVVQILEDLAIPCLTSAFAMVQCALFQLCKVKRLSPVLQKPCVLATIVGIHFSFVLVSDGLIIIDAVGCWPLILCQVVTQVWGLFLCASVMMVTLRLVVTDKRVKRTLRGSMRSSNRKGNVTHDVTDETRSARSNANPPATVNLQRTNPDDVRRKRDHLRKIKIICVSASLTGLLCFAVSLLGVVYVLNPVRDYHIGPIPWLCYQTVQRIIELFFGFILLYISYQRPGSSSPART; this comes from the exons ATGAACTCAACTCGGAAGTGCGGCAGGCTCCCGCCGCTGCTCGAAAAGGAGATGTTGTTCCTCGAGATTCACAGCTACGTGCTCGGGACCTTGTTCAACCTGCTCGGTGTCACGGCCGTATTCTTCCTCTACCGCCTTGTCAAGATGAGAGGTCAACCTTTCATAATATGCATCAACGTCCTGCTGATCGTGATGGCCATCCTACGCTACTTATACCTCGCCATAGACCCTTACAACACGAAGATGCTCTTCCATTTCCTCGTGGTACAGATCCTCGAAGACCTGGCGATTCCGTGTTTGACGTCGGCCTTTGCCATGGTGCAGTGTGCCCTCTTCCAACTGTGCAAGGTGAAGCGACTCAGCCCGGTCTTGCAGAAGCCGTGTGTTCTCGCCACGATCGTAGGCATCCACTTCTCCTTCGTCCTAGTCAGCGACGGCCTCATCATCATCGACGCGGTGGGCTGTTGGCCCCTGATCCTGTGCCAGGTGGTGACGCAAGTGTGGGGACTTTTCCTCTGCGCGAGTGTCATGATGGTGACGCTGAGACTAGTGGTGACGGACAAGCGCGTGAAACGGACACTGCGCGGATCGATGCGTTCATCCAATAGAAAAGGGAATGTTACGCATGACGTAACGGATGAAACACGATCTGCGCGCTCCAATGCCAATCCACCAGCAACGGTGAACCTGCAGCGGACAAATCCAGACGACGTT AGGAGGAAAAGGGACCACCTGAGAAAGATCAAGATCATTTGTGTATCGGCGAGCTTAACTGGTCTATTGTGCTTCGCTGTATCGCTCTTGGGTGTCGTGTATGTACTGAATCCTGTTCGTGATTATCATATTGGTCCAATCCCATGGCTGTGCTACCAAACAGTCCAAAG AATTATTGAACTTTTCTTCGGATTCATCTTGCTCTACATCTCATACCAGCGACCCGGGTCCTCTTCGCCGGCGAGGACATGA